The Phaseolus vulgaris cultivar G19833 chromosome 5, P. vulgaris v2.0, whole genome shotgun sequence genomic interval gaggttccagttgacgatcctatggcttccctacgtctcattgctagtcagattggcaatgatccttttccagttccgtgggataatacattttttcaaatcaacactgaactgccactgatgatttacaacacagatttatcagaatttatatctgggaaccaggagctcaatataagtataattcaattttttatgatgtaagtatcattacctattattcaatttactttatgttaaattattattgattatgctttaactaaaaacttgtaggtttttgcatagagtctgtatcactgaggggaaggaaaatatgtatggattcgtagatcctgcatatactaatcccgttggaccaaactcaactgagactcaagcatacatcactaacatcctggaaaaagagggaaaacaaatttatttatgcccttacattaatgagtaagtttaattatatgtcatcaattattattatttcatgttttaaatatttactaactcttttcaatgatcatataggcatcattggcagttacttgtcttatcaatggttgataagactgctgtgtggttctgttccctacacaagaagatgcccacaaaatttaaggatatcattgatacgtaagtatagtataaacttaactttgtatatgttactaattaaccatctactaacgaggttttttgtattaaccagttcatggcgtggatataacatcctaaaaggtcgatccagttcaaataatttgaactacataagagtaaaggtttgtaatttttttctttctctattatcattgtttatcaatatactaacatattactttttattgaattatatagtgtaataaacaaccaggaagctatgagtgtggctattacattatgcaatggatgattaccattataagactaggtgttaaaactggttggaaggaggtatatgttaaatcatttttataattcttgaacatatatatatctagaaactaatttatgtcaactttgcaatgcagttattcacagaagaaacaccaatgagtgaggaaggcatttcatatgttagagattcttggtccacatacttcattaatttttataactctagcataagTAAACAACattagtggttttattatatgtaatttgatcacttgtaaatgtacattttgatgatttcaattggttactacatttttgtatttgtctggctgggtttaatcattatgcaggttatttaaatatatggtttctgcacaaaacaggatgtaccaaaaaaaaaaaaacactatttacaaatgcggtcatttaccaagaccgcatttgtaaatagtgaattcgcatttacaaatgcggtcttagtaaatgaccgcatttgtaaatagtgatttatgaatgcggtttttaccaagaccgcattcataaatcctaaaccccaaacccactccctaattcagaataatatacaaatgcggttatctaaaatgaccgcatttgtaaatgtgatttatgaatgcggtcataggaccgcatttgtaaattccagatttacaaatgcgtgttgatcaaatgcggttctatgaccgcatttgtaaatttaaaatagccgcatttgtttaaCTTATCTGCACTAGTGTAAGAATCTAAAAAAGAATATGGACATCCgtagtttaaaatattaaataaataaaaaacaaacgtTATAAAAGTGATTAGTAATTTTATACCTCTCAAATAGATACATCCAACGATATTGGATTGAACCACCAACTTTGCCTCATAAAGTAGATGAATTTGAAGATGTTTCATAGTATCAAAGAATGGAAATACATGTTCCAATTTACACAATAACAGAAGAATATTTTCAAAACTCGGAATCATGGATTGGAATGAGAACAAAAAGTAAGTTGATGATGCAACATCATATGAAAATAACCACAAAAATAACATTGAAATTTCATCTAAAttttcaacaaataaaataaaaaaccatctctttatatttaattttcatttttttcatctaGTGATTATATTTcgttttttttattccttttatatagttaaaaactaaaactaagaTGATCATTAATTTAAAGCAGATTCCTGACATCATAAAGAatcacaaattaatttttaatatagttCCAGTTTAGTGTGTTGCAATACATCACCAAGCATAACACAAGAGATTGAGACTAACGTTCCTTTAATAATCACCAAGAACATAAAACATACATTTTGAAATGACTCTAATTAATTAAGCAACAACGACAATATTAGTTGTATTAGAAAGAAAAGGCTTTACTAGAGTAAGTGGGTTAATAAATTTACCAAATCTCCAACGAGCTTGAACCAAAGTAATGTCAGTCGTTGCCCACCAAGAAAGGAATGGAACGTCTAATAAAATCTCGCTCTGAACGAAAATCAGCACCAGAAATTTGGGGATTTCGAATTTCTCATAACTGTGAAATACAAGAACGCttttaacaataacaataaaaataaaatctgtAATCGAAAAAAAAACCACAAAACTTGAAAGTTCATCGTGCCTTCTAAGATTGACATCTTGGAATCCCTTTATAAACTCTAGGTCTCTGAGAAAGCAAAAGTGAATAAAAGATGAGAAAAAATGTGTTCTAAAAGAGAATATTTCAAGCATTCAACCCAAGTCACATCTAATCGGGAAAAAAAAACGTAAAATCTTTAATGCTCATTGTGTCCTAAGCTCCAAACCTTCAATGTTCCTTCCAAGTTTGAAAGTTGGAAATCGCTTTTTAAGCCAAGAAGCTCTCCCTAGAAGCAAGTAGAAAATTTGGGGATTAAATGATATGGAAATTTTGATGAGGTTGGAGGCAAGTAGAAAATGGCTCCTGTgggaaatcaaaattttatttcggGACCGGAAAAATAATTGAGGACtgaaattcaattaattcaatCTCTATTTTGGgtgactaaaaataaaaatttcatttagcaatagaaaaaaattagttgttggAAAACAAACAACCGTTATTAAGTCCATCGTGAAAACCACAACGTTTTTTTTCAACACAACCATCGATTTAGAGACTAAAAGTGTTGTTTTCATATTTGGTCACTATTTCAATCGCTAAATTAGTGACTATTTCTGTCATGATTTGTCACTACTCTATTTTGATTGGCTAAGGTAACTAAATTGctattttttcttatagtgaacCTTATATCTTGCTCTTTATTTTTGGCAACTGAGGCTACAAATTGGAGATTATTCTAACATCGATTTCTTCCTGCCCTCATCAGTTGTTGCACcaatttattctttgttgagtGAACTTATAAGGCTACATAATCAGTTTCGATATTTGAAATCGGAAGGAATAGGTGGAATCATTATTGTGGATTTTGTGCTTTGTAGCTTAATTTCTAAGATTGATTTAAAAGGTCAATTGATTCTTGGTTTCGGTGAGTTCATCATTGGTTCAACATTTGGGATTTTAATATTGAATtgtgtatttaatttttattttattttctgtgtTTGATTGAGGTGGTGTATAAATTTATAAGGATTCTCATTTGGAGTTAGAACCACTGTTGGGAGTGATATAAAGGTTGTGACAGATATTTTCtattctaaatttatatttcttttctaATGTTATTAGGCTTTTTATGGTTTgtgtttcaaatttaaaaacacATATGTAGTGGCTATTGAGGTCTGCACGCGTTTCAGAAAAGGTTGAATCCTACAGTTTCAACATATTTTATCATTGTCGATAAgaagattttaatttttgatcTTCCATTTTGGTTATTTTATGTGCACATTTTGATTATTTGAATAGTGGCCTGCGATGACCTGATGGAAATTGTGGCTTTTTTGTACGAGGTTGTAGTTATTTGGTCAAAATATGCTTCTTGTGTTTATAACATCAGTTTGTATAATAAATGGAAACTTGAATGGTTTAGTTGTTGCCTGATATTTATTTTTGCTCAGGTAAATGCCCTTAATCTTAATCTGATTTACAATTTTGAATAAGTAGTTGGTATCTTAACTTGGTTATTTTTCACAAAGTACTAAGTATTCCTTTTTGCACAAAACCCATATGAGTATTTGGTTTTCCTTAAGGTCTCAGACTCTGTTTTTCCATATGTAGTTTGGATAGTGTTCATTGGTCATATTTCGTAAGTGAGAAATAGGGTAATGAAAAGGTAAAAGAATATCTTATTAATTTGTTGATTACAATACTTATATATAGTCAAAATCTAGTCAAAACCTGACAATATATAATAATCCTACAATTAATACCAAATATCACGACACTACAACAAATAAGGTAACAATCAATGCTGATAACTATTGATGGataattacaataattacaAGGATTGACACAATCAAAGGCAATCATTGGAATCCACATATTAAGGGATCTTGTCTCTAATTCCCTCTTTCAAACTGATGGGTGAAGGAGTCACCCCAAGTTTGTCTCTAAGTTGGCTTTAATCGTGTATGAGTTAATGCTTTAGTGAGACAGTCAGCTATTTGATCAGCTGATGGAACATATGCTACAATAATCTCATTTTGCAGCACTTGGTCTCTGATGTAGTGCACatcaatttcaatgtgtttggatCGAGTATGCATAACTGGATTTGAAGCTAGTGCCTTAGCACTCAAGTTATCACACCACAATGTTGGTTTTCTTGGTAGAGGGAGTTTCAATTCATCAATAAGTGAACGGGTCCATCCTATTTCAGCAGCTAAGTCAGCCAATGCTCTATATTCTGATTCTGTACTGGATCTTGAGACTACCTTTTGCTTCCTTGAAGACCAAGAAACAAGTGTTTCACCAAGGAAGACACATTGACCAGCCATGGATTTTCTATCATCCACACTTGTTGCCCAGTCTGCATATGAGAATCCTACTAAGTCCAAGTCAGTTGATGGTTTGATGTGTAGGCAGTGTTGAATGGTACCTTGGAGATATCTCAATATTCTTTTTATGCCTTGCCAGTGATCTATAGTGGGAGAGCTCATGAATTGGCTAAGCTTGTTAACTGAGAATGCTATATCAAGTCTTGTGTTTGTTAAGTATTGCAAAGCTCCTATAGCTTGTCTGAACATGGTTGGGTCTTGTAATTTCTCCCCTTCAACTGTAAATTTCTTGTCGGTTATTATAGGTGTTGGACAAGATGAagtattttcaattttgaattttctCAGAATGTCTCCTATGTATTTTGATTGCTTCAAGTACATGCCAGATACATCTCTTTGAACTTCTATGCCTAAGAAGTAGTGCAGTGGACCAAGATCCTTAAGCGAAAACACATCATTGAGTTGCTTGATGAAGGATTCCAAGAACTTGGTGTTGTTTCCTATGACAATTATATCATTCACATATATAAGTAGGAAGGTAATGTGATTTGTACCTCTTAGAGTGAATAGTGAGGAATCACTTTTTGTGTTCTTGAAACCCCAGTTGACTAAGGCATTTTTGAGGCTGTCAAACCAGGCTCTTGGGGCCTGTTTCAATCCATAAATTGCCTTGGATAGCTTGTAAACATGTTCAGATTTAGTTGAGTCTACAAATCCTTCTGGTTGATGCATAAACACAGTTTCTTTGAGATAGCCATTAAGAAATGCATTGTTTTATGTCCAGCTGTTTGACCTCCCAATTGAGGTGTACTGCAATTGAGAGTATGATCCGAATTGTACTGACCTTGACAACTGGACTGAAGGTCTCTTCATAGTCCAATCCAGCTGTTTGTTGAAAACCTTTTGCTACTAGTCTTGCCTCTCTCCTTTCAATTGTCCCATCAGCTTTGTACTTGGTCTTGAAGACCCATTTAGAATCAATGATGTTTTCTTGGCCTTGATACGGTACCAAGAGCCAAGTTTGATTTGACATGAGTGCCTGATACTCTTTTTCCATAGCTTCTTTCCACTGTGGTCTTGTGAGTGCTTCTGTGACATTTTATGGTTCCTTCTCATCTGTGGTAGTTTCAACAAACCCAACATATGGCTTCTTTGGCTTATGAATTCCAGCTTTGTTCTTGGTCCAATGAGTGTTGATGTTTGGTTCAACAAGATCTTGGTGATCTCTAGCAACTATTTCTGTGAGATCAGGAATTTGAATGTTGCTTGGTGAATTATTTTCAGAAATTGGATTGTTCCTTGTTGAATTATTTGCAACCTGATCTCTGCTAAAATTAACTGCAACACTCTCAGTTGGATTGGTTGATTCTTGGTCATCACCAAGATTGTTATCATCTGGAAGTGTGGCTTGTCCAATGTGTAGGTTACCTGCAGTAGGCAAAGAAAAAGGGAGAGATGAACTCTCAGTTAGTGTTTTCAAGGGACTTCTTGTATTGAGAAACCCATCATGGAATGGAAAATGTTCTTCATTGAAAACAACATGTCTTGAAGTGAAGATTCTTCCATGAGAATTTATGCATTTTTATCCTTTGTGAGAGTTGCTATACCCCAAGAACACACATCCAGTTGTGTGGAATTGTAGTTTGTGCTGATTATAAGGTTTAAGGCAGGGATAGCAAGCACACCCAAAGGGTTTTAAGGAATTGTAGTCAGGTTTCTTTTGAAAAAGCAATGAGTAAGGGCTTTCATTTTGAGTGACTAGAGAGGACAATCTTTTTATGAGATAAACTGCTGTGGAGAAAGCTTCCCACCAAAAATGTAAGGGCATTTTGGCTTGTGCTAGCAATGTCAAGCCAAATTCAGCAATGTGCCTGTGTTTTCTCTCAGCCCTTCCATTTTGTTGTGATGTGTAAGGGCATGACATTCTGAATTGTATCCCTGCTTCTACTGCACAGTTTTGCACAGCTTTGTATTCACCACCACCATCACATTGGATTGTCTTAATTCTCTTGTTAAACAAATGTTCTGCCATGTTTTTAAACTGAATAAAGGCTTGTGCAGTATCTGATTTCTGTTTCAGAGGATAAATCCAAGTAAATCTACTAAAATCATCAATGAAGTGAACATAATATTTGAAACCAGAAGAAGATATTATTGGTGCAGGACCCCAAACATTATGAACTAATTCAAGGATTTCCTTAGCATGAGAGGAAGATGCTTTGAATGGTAAAAAATGCATTTTGCCATATTGACAAGCCTCACAAAAGTTAAAATGATCTCTAGGTGATAGTTTCACATTACAACTTTTCAAGACTCTATTTAGGACTGTATTATTTGGATGACCAAGCCTTCTATGCCAACTCTCCTTGACAGATACATAAGCACACGAGTCCCTTTCAGTCCTTGAGAGCTAATACAAGGCATCTTTAAGTGTCCCTTTTAGAATTGCCTTCCCTGTTAACTTGTCCTTCACAAAGCAACAATTTGCATCAAACTCAACAAGAATGTTATTGTCAGCAGTTAATTTTGACACACTTAATAGATTTTTGGTAATGTTAGGCACACATAAGACATCATGTAAGTTGAGTGAGTTTAGTTTTGAGGAACCTGTGGCAACAATCTGCAATTTCTCACCACTTCCAACTATTAACGAGTTCTTACCATGATGCTCTGCTAGATCCTCAAATTTTTCAATTTGGTGTGTCACATGATTGCTTGCACCACTATCAAAGTACCAATCATAATCTTGAGCAGCGCTTTGTGAGGCTAGGAAGGCATTGTGTGCTCCTTGTTTGTCAGTGTCTGCTGAATAATTTGAGTTTAAATAAGACTTATCAAACCTGTACCAACAGTTTACAACTGTGTGCCCAACCTTGTTGCAAACTTGGCATGTTGGTTTAGACATTCTTCCTCTGCCTCCTCTCCAACTTCTGAAGTTAGAGCCTCTCCAGTTGTTGTTTGTGTTGAATTTGTTACCTTTGTAATCAGTTTTATTAGCAACATTTGTTGATGCATCAAGAGAGAGTTTGGTAAGACCATTAAGTTGATCAAGTCTACTTTCAAAGGTCAGTAATTGGGCTTGCAAATCAACCCAAGTGAGATTAGTTTGATCAGATAGTTTGATCACCACAGGGTTGTATTCAGAATCTAAACCATTTAGGGTTTGAATGATTAGATCTGAGTTGGAAATAAGACTCCCTGCAAGTTTAAGTCTGTCAGCGAGATTCTTCATCTTGGTCAAatattcctccatcttcatttCTCCTTTCCTGGTGCTGTGAAACTCAGATTTAAGGTAGATGATTTGAGATCTTGTGTGTGCACCAGCTAGGCTTTGGGCTCATCCCAAAGTTGTTTTGAGGTTTCACAATGCAGCAACTGTGTTGCTATTTCAACAGTCATTGAATTCATCAACCATCCAAAGAGTTGTGAATCATGAGCCTGCCAATCTCCAAATGCGGGATTTGGTTTCTTGCTTGAGTCTGCAGAAACTATGAATTCTTCAAGACACTCCTTTGTCCCTAGCATGTAACCATCGAGCCTGCAACCTTTGACTATAGAAATCACCAAGGATTTCCATAAAGGATAGTTGTCTCTGTCCAACTTGACAGATGCAGTGAACCTTCAGAGTTTTAcagctctgataccaagtgaGAAATAGGGTAATGAAAAGGTAAAAGAATATCTCATTAATTTGTTGATTACAATACTCATATATAGTCAAAACCTGACAATATATAATCCTACAATTAATACCCAATATCACAACACTACAACAAATAAGGTAACTATCAATGTTGATAACCATTGATTGataattacaataattacaAGGATTGACACAATCAAAGGCAACCATTGAAATCCACATATTAAGGGATCTTGTCTCTAATTTCGTCAACCCAAATAAATGAATTGTAACATGGATGAAGaatttaaatatgataaatgTAATGTTTCCTCTTGGTATATCTAAAAACTAATCCTACTCAGGTCTTATGTGTAAAAACCACTATAGTTCTCTTCTTTGGAAAGTTTTTTGTGCACCGCATTTCACTAGTatcttatataatatattaggTGTATCTGGAATTCCCCAATTACTAGAATATTTGAGAGTTTGGAAACCTAAAATCTCATAGGCTTTTGTGAAATTTGATTTTCATGTGGAAGAGATATATGTTTCACTCCTAAAAAGACAAACTAGTAATACATTTCAATtaataatgtataaaatataGAATCCACTGATTAAGAGTTTGTTTATTTGAACTTTTTCCTCCATTCATCTAGTACACAAACAAGCACAAAATATTACTAGTTTATTAATTCAACATTGGTAGTCAGTTAATTCTTGTCTCTATTATTTGAGGAATGGTGGGTATTTACTGAGAATATTGTTCAACCATATATGGGAAATGTGATTGTCTATAGTTAGGAACATAGTTTCTTATTAAAGAgcttaattgatattttagtgTCGTCTTTAATATTGGATACTGATAGAGATTAACATGCTTGTGACAATTGATGTGTAGCTTAAGAACTTTCCTCTAATATTCAAGATTTAA includes:
- the LOC137834472 gene encoding uncharacterized protein; the encoded protein is MASLRLIASQIGNDPFPVPWDNTFFQINTELPLMIYNTDLSEFISGNQELNISIIQFFMMFLHRVCITEGKENMYGFVDPAYTNPVGPNSTETQAYITNILEKEGKQIYLCPYINEHHWQLLVLSMVDKTAVWFCSLHKKMPTKFKDIIDT
- the LOC137834242 gene encoding uncharacterized mitochondrial protein AtMg00810-like, whose product is MEKEYQALMSNQTWLLVPYQGQENIIDSKWVFKTKYKADGTIERREARLVAKGFQQTAGLDYEETFSPVVKAPRAWFDSLKNALVNWGFKNTKSDSSLFTLRGTNHITFLLIYVNDIIVIGNNTKFLESFIKQLNDVFSLKDLGPLHYFLGIEVQRDVSGMYLKQSKYIGDILRKFKIENTSSCPTPIITDKKFTVEGEKLQDPTMFRQAIGALQYLTNTRLDIAFSVNKLSQFMSSPTIDHWQGIKRILRYLQGTIQHCLHIKPSTDLDLVGFSYADWATSVDDRKSMAGQCVFLGETLVSWSSRKQKVVSRSSTESEYRALADLAAEIGWTRSLIDELKLPLPRKPTLWCDNLSAKALASNPVMHTRSKHIEIDVHYIRDQVLQNEIIVAYVPSADQIADCLTKALTHTRLKPT